A single region of the Bacillota bacterium genome encodes:
- a CDS encoding LacI family DNA-binding transcriptional regulator, which translates to MEGKKMPTIYDIARAAKVSVGTVSNVINGKPSVRPELCRRVEMAMQNLGYVPNHAARTLARGSNNSIGVLYPFDPDNHPGESYLEFISQVIICARKRGYYVTLYPNQESQSRITGIEQVVEGGQVDGFLVFEVEMIDPRIPVLKSREVPFVLVGRCANNDGLAYVDADVEQIIREAVQHLFGRGCRRIAHLGRRSSVAVDLRIYQELIKNCQQAGLDIDHSLCVWSTGKQNERRRAIRYLISRHQEFDGILISEGTTRFQFVQEALQAGINIPDEVAVIGYMGGDLDEMSQPGITAFDVQSDLIVEKAVTMLLDMCTGDSSGSQTLIPGILIPRNTTETRGNPSETKHQAGA; encoded by the coding sequence ATGGAAGGGAAAAAGATGCCTACGATCTACGATATAGCAAGAGCAGCTAAAGTATCGGTGGGGACAGTATCCAATGTGATCAATGGCAAACCTTCCGTACGCCCCGAACTGTGTCGTCGGGTAGAGATGGCCATGCAGAACCTCGGCTACGTTCCCAACCACGCCGCTCGCACTTTGGCCAGGGGAAGCAATAACTCAATCGGGGTATTGTACCCCTTTGATCCAGATAATCACCCTGGAGAAAGCTATCTTGAGTTTATATCTCAGGTCATAATATGCGCGAGAAAACGGGGGTATTACGTAACACTATACCCGAATCAAGAATCACAATCGAGGATTACCGGAATAGAACAAGTAGTTGAAGGCGGCCAGGTGGACGGGTTCCTGGTTTTTGAAGTAGAAATGATTGACCCGCGGATCCCGGTCCTCAAGAGCCGCGAAGTCCCCTTTGTTTTGGTAGGCCGTTGCGCTAATAATGATGGCCTCGCCTACGTCGATGCGGACGTAGAGCAAATTATCCGTGAAGCGGTTCAGCACCTGTTTGGTAGGGGATGCCGGCGTATAGCCCATCTGGGCCGAAGATCTTCGGTAGCTGTTGATCTTCGCATTTATCAGGAGTTGATCAAGAATTGCCAGCAAGCAGGGTTGGATATCGATCATTCTCTCTGTGTGTGGAGCACAGGCAAACAAAATGAGCGGAGACGGGCTATTAGATATCTAATCAGCCGTCATCAAGAATTTGACGGGATTCTCATCAGTGAAGGCACGACCCGTTTCCAGTTTGTCCAGGAAGCTTTACAGGCGGGGATTAATATCCCTGACGAAGTAGCTGTCATTGGCTATATGGGGGGAGATTTGGATGAAATGAGCCAGCCAGGAATCACCGCTTTTGATGTACAGTCCGACCTTATTGTGGAGAAAGCAGTCACTATGTTATTGGATATGTGTACAGGGGACAGCAGTGGCAGCCAAACGCTGATTCCCGGCATACTTATACCCCGAAATACTACCGAAACGAGGGGGAACCCTAGTGAAACTAAGCATCAAGCCGGAGCCTGA
- a CDS encoding transposase, which yields MNYTLELVRKAQENIGSYAKITRLFFDKGFLDGPTLYELDKMRITFVTPAKDNMRVTCDARSIASSGEGHVASRTTEVSHGYGSAKTTERLLTELVGIEGLCTYDQYCPQEEVNHIFRKDHIPQPIDVVVVRKWDSKDSGPAGKTVFLTNGPVDDPFVAFDGYDERSNIENLLHHEGKQAFGLGIIPKKFLNAVYNHIYMVLATFAPVQAYRAYQALMPSSGLLKKAWMDHLSLLPPQGMVAGRNLIPFRK from the coding sequence GTGAACTACACCCTCGAACTCGTCCGTAAGGCCCAGGAAAACATCGGGTCCTACGCGAAGATAACCCGTCTTTTCTTCGATAAGGGGTTCTTAGATGGTCCAACGCTATATGAACTGGATAAGATGCGCATCACCTTCGTCACCCCAGCTAAAGACAATATGCGTGTGACATGTGACGCAAGATCCATTGCCTCATCTGGTGAGGGGCATGTCGCAAGCCGCACAACTGAAGTCTCCCACGGCTATGGCAGCGCCAAGACTACCGAACGCCTCCTTACCGAGCTTGTAGGGATAGAAGGTCTCTGTACTTACGATCAGTATTGCCCTCAAGAAGAGGTAAACCATATATTCCGAAAAGACCATATTCCTCAGCCTATAGACGTCGTGGTGGTGAGGAAGTGGGATAGCAAAGATTCTGGTCCCGCAGGCAAGACTGTCTTTCTCACCAATGGGCCGGTTGATGATCCATTTGTTGCCTTTGACGGTTACGATGAGAGGAGCAACATAGAAAACCTCCTCCACCACGAGGGCAAACAGGCATTTGGGCTTGGCATCATCCCTAAGAAATTCCTCAATGCTGTATATAACCATATCTACATGGTCCTTGCCACGTTCGCTCCCGTACAGGCGTATAGGGCGTATCAGGCCTTGATGCCGAGCTCTGGCCTACTCAAGAAGGCCTGGATGGATCATCTAAGCCTCTTGCCTCCACAAGGAATGGTAGCCGGAAGGAATCTGATCCCTTTCAGGAAGTAG
- a CDS encoding AraC family transcriptional regulator, whose translation MGFSDPHYFSKVFKRYTGFSPSELGPRF comes from the coding sequence ATGGGCTTCAGTGACCCCCACTATTTCTCTAAGGTCTTCAAACGCTACACCGGCTTTAGCCCAAGCGAATTGGGTCCGCGATTTTGA